A stretch of DNA from Sebastes fasciatus isolate fSebFas1 chromosome 16, fSebFas1.pri, whole genome shotgun sequence:
GCGACTGGTGGCCGCAGGTCCCCGGGGTCCTTCTGCAAGTACAAGCTTCCTTCTCGCACAACACACCAACGCTCCTTCCAAGAGCCGCTCAGACACACACTGAGGAAGCCtgcggagagagggagagagaggaggaatgtGAAAGTGATGAAAAGACGGCAGACACTTTTGAAAGAGGGCGTCTGTTTcttagtgtgtttttttccaagtGTAAATAAAggattaaggctgtcaatcgattaaaatatttaattacgataatcgcatgactgtccatagttaatcacgattaatcacacatttattatctgttcaaaatgtaccttaaagggagatttgtgaagtattcaatactcttatcaacatgggagtgggcaaatatgctgctttatgcaaatatatgtatatatatattattggaaatcaattaacaacacaaaacaatgacaaatattgtccagaaaccctcacaggtactgcatttagcataaaaaatatgctcaaatcataacatggaaaactgcagcccaacaggcaacaacagctgtcagtgtgtcagtgtgctgacttgactatgacttgcgtCATAGTTTTGCGTCACTtgacccaaaactgcatgtgattatcataaagtgggcatgtctataaaggggagacttgtgggtactcatagaacccattttcattcacatatcttgaggtcagaggtcaagggacccctttgaaaacggccatgtcagttttaacctccttctcgacaagctagtgtgacatggatggtaccaatggattccttaggttttctagtttcatatgataccagtatcaacaacctccgaaagatcgattgcgttaatgcgttattatcccgttaactttgacagtcctttaacggatatactgtatatatcaaaGCAATTCAACAGAATACAATTCTGAATTATGAaacaatcattttatttatttaacttttgtcACCTATTAGGATTGTATATCATCTGCATCAAACCAAACTAATGTAAAACTGCAAATACTTTCGGAAAATAATCTAATCATCAATCCacaaactaaccaaccaaccagccaGTCAATCAAACAAATAAGCATCTTGATCAATTTGTAGTCCTCCTCACCACAGCGTGGGTTGTCATGGTGACCGGAAGACGAAGGAGGCTCTCCCGGTAAAGGAGGTTTCCGTTTGGAGAAAGTGATGATTCGGTTGATTTTCTTCCCAGCTGCTCGGCTCATCGACCCCGTTAGCTCCGAGAACGTCCCGCGCTTCCCCCTGTCTGAAATCAAACACACCCTGGTCAGACTGTGCTGGGGCTGATGATGTGGTCATCGAGTCAAGGAGCACTCGATGTACAGTATCTAGGAGGGGAACCCAGCATGATGTACaaccaataaaaaaagataatgttGCCTCATCAGTGTAGTATCTTGCTGTGTGCCAATAATACTTTCTAAtccaaaaaatacacattttattaattacattaaaacaaaaacgtgCAATGAAATGAGGAACATTCTTGTGAAAACTCAACCTCCATCAAGTCAGGACTCATTGTAATTTCAGAATTCAACAATAATATATTGTATTGATGAAGAAATGTTTCCCGTCAGTGTGTTTACGTGTTCATACTGCATGGACCAGGTGCTGCCGCGCTCCGTCCACCCTACTTCCTATGATGTCAGTGGGAGACAATCGCAGGAAGAGGACAGGAAGGATGTCATATCTGTTCGCgcctcacttcctgtctctccctctctctcatgtcTCTTTAGGTTCAGAGCCGCTCGGTCAGTAAACAGGTTGTAACACGACAACATGACTGTGTTTGACCGATATTGTGACCCAACATTGTGGTTTATCCTTCCTGATGTCGTGGATAGATAAGCAAAAATAGCGTATGTGCTTTTGATCAGACTCTTAAAAGGAtgttagcgtgtgtgtgtgtgtgtgcttttgtatTTGTGGGGACTTGAATCCATTATTTTTTGGAAAGCacggccatccttaccataataacactactttaggagcagcagaagtcagatggcggctggcggtaccacggttttgcaccctgcggctcacgttaccacggTTTCACAAGCGTATCAACTAcggcggccttcaggtaacataaaaacgtgaaaggttctctctagagccagtgtcaGAAAAGCCTCTTACACTAGTTTAATGCAATTCAATTCAACAGTACCACAAACGAGAACTTCCAAAAAGgccataaagttgaatcaacacctctgtaaaataattattacaaaaagtaaaaattatattaaaaccTTCCTTTTTGAGTATTTTAATATTGCTCTATTTCACTTCATGTGAAACGTAAAAATGAATTTTGAGGACTAATCTTATGCTGCCGTTACATAAATGCATCCAGTGAAATGTGATTTGGTGTACTAGGTAACCCCGCCCATCATTTACTGGACTGGACCACTCATGGTTAGCTAGCTAGTAGAGCATagtgggaggtgtgtgtgtgtgcgtttggaTTCCAGTTGGCAAAAACTTTGTTTACGTTTCCACAGAATGCGGTTGAGGTCtaaattattcatttccacCCTATCCTCCTCCTGACCTAACAACGTGGGTGAGGAAGGTGGTGAACAGTCCTAAAGCACTGCCCCAAGACATCATGGACAAATCTTTAAATATGTATCACAATTAAAGTAATTATTTTCTAATTTACAATCATAAAAGACACCTTACATCTAGTCTCAATTGCAAacaatcacacacagacactattGTTAAATCTCACTATGATGATTTAATCTGCAATATAAGAGTAGTGCACTGTCTCCCTCAGCTTGTTTCACTAAAACAACAATTAAGTGGACCtataatgctcattttcagcttcatacttgtattttgggtttctactacaacatgtttacatgcttcaattttcaattttttttttattttgctcataccggctgtgctgtggcacttcttttcaccctcactcttcggactccgctctaactagctttgtttgagggcgtgccaaactaatCGCTAGGCATGTATTATGCTAatttgttacttggtgacatcaccatgttatggaagaaaaaggtgggacttcaagcgaggcgtttcaggcagttcaggagcagtgtttctgtgggggagagtaactccttttgggcgtggactttgggctgtgtgactttgcagaccttttacatgcacaaaaaacgatataacacacaAAAGGAAAGGGGGAAACCTACTCAGTGAATCAATTGTGTCCCGTCCTGATCCCTGTGCAATGGACTGGTTTTCTGCTGTTGGCCCGCTGTCTGAGTCTGACGCCTGCCGCTCACACAGCAGCACCTGGCAAAGAAAAATAAcctttattacttatttttcctTGTTGAATAACAGGAGTAGGAATGTGACATATGAACAGATATATCTACCCTGTTTGAACAAAACCCTCTGTCCTTTAACTGAGTAAAATCATGCCAGCAAAAAATGACACAGAAGTTTCTTAAAAAAGGTCTTATTGactttatgtatttttacaaCTATTCTGCCAACATGGGGTGTAACTGCCATGTCACCATGCACTCAAGTTCGCTGGCTCTGCAGCTGTGCTCCAAAACTTTGTTGAGGGTAAGGAGCTCTTTGAAAACTGGGCAGCTCAGCAACCGCAATAATGTCACCTCACTCACTATAAGTAGAAGCCAAAGGAACAGTTGTGTCATGCGTGGGCTTTGTCAGCGACAGACATTGAAATGTAAAAACTAGTGTTTAGATTCAGAAAGAAATACACCTCAGTAAAACTCAGAAATAGTAGACTGGCAAGAAATTTGTGACTGGTTTGTTTTATGACAGAAACACAAAGATAATACTGTAGATAAACACTCAGAAACACAGGCACACACCTTGTCAAGCTCCAACTTCCTTTGTATAATGGGAGAAGTGGATATGTCCAGTCCTTCAGTGTTGCTACATTGGCTGCCAACATCTTGCACCACCTGGTTCCAGAAAAAGAAAACCTTTCACTTTGACTAAAAACAACCTTGTGTTTTCCCCTTCAGCAATATTCCCCCATGTCCTCCCCAACTCAGCACCAGCCCTCtgatacagtgaataaaaggtaCCTTGAGCCACCGCTGGGCCTGCTCTTTACTCTGAACAGCCAGGACCAGAGCTTCGCCTCCAGGCAACGAGAAGCGCAACTCGTGTCTCTTTTTGCGGCCTTCCTTTGGGACGTAGATGACGTTGCACAGATTCAGCGGGAGCTCTGTGTGTGGAGTGCTCTCTTTGATGCTCTTAtagcactgtaaaaaaaaaaagatagtgaGATACCGAAAGTCACAAAAAATTACTTTGATGTATCATTTGATGCCATTTCGCTTTGGTACTGAAACGTAACATTTGAAAATGTTCCAGCAATGTCGTCTTAATGTTACCATCCcaacagaaaagcatttcttttaccaaaaactaaatgaaaGATATACCATTATAACTACTAGCATACCTAGAGGGGTTCTTTCTAACTATGCATCATATTGTTTTGTATTCAAGGTATTTTGTAGATTACCATTATATTACAATATGTATACATAATGTGATGTTGTAGTGCTGTTTGTGCCTGAAGAAGATTGATTGAAATGTTCCACATTTTCACCAGTTTACTTTGCCGTGAGGAAGCTATAAAGTCTATGTTTCCAACTgagaactgaagccattatctatgctctcgcaaAAGCATCCAGATTCCATTACATTGGAAAAATCTATAATTTTACTTCACAggacacaggagttgctggtctactgctgctttgattggttagtttggattcacacAATGGATAAattggcttcagttccccatcggaaagggctgaCGGCAcagtaaagcggtgaaaatattctaaatatagagtacacttaaactgatattgattttttcaggtgagtctttcttttaggtgtctaaaatatgtttcgcTGCCAGCCccttccacagcactgtattgcatCGGTtctgtgtggtaactcctgtctgtttgtccAAACTGGGGACATGCTAACCGTCATCTACCGTAGGTAatgcactgactatggataagtacctcatacaaccccatttcaaaacacccaaactatccctttaatgtggaAGCAAAGAATGGTGTGCAAATTCTTTGCCATAATCTCTCCTGTTTGAGTTTTTTTTGGATGTGTGTACTTTTTGTACATAAATAACACCAGATATACATTAGATCCTTTGGTTTGACAGTATATAAAACCCATAAAGAGCTCGATTTACCTGCAGTTTATTGTCTCGGACAACGACTAGCTGTTTAGCCCACTGGCCAAAGCGCTTCTTTCGCAGCAGGAAGGCACAGATGCGGCAGTCTTTGACTGGTCCATCGGTACTCTCCTCCGCCGTCCATCTCTGAGTTTGTTCTCGCCCTTTggcctcttcatcctcttcttcttcgtAAGACTCGTAGGAGCTGCTCAGAGCATCGGAGTCATTGTCTGAGCAccaaaaaataatgattaattTACAAAACAATTTCTGGTTCTGTTAATTCATGCCTCTGTTTGTATTTGTAACATGCAACATGAGTAAGCGCAAGAGAGGGTCGACTCACAGGAGTTTTTCGGCGGCCCATTGATCCTGGTGATGGGGTAGTTATTGTCCGCATCTTCATAGTAGGCATCCTCCACAGAGTTCCTGGAATCTGCAGGAGAGGAGCACAAGAGTCGAGATGAAAATAGAAAAGAGGTACTTCTAATAATTCAGTTGGTTACAATTATTCATGCACATTTTTTGGTTTTGTAGTTTGTGTACAGAACTGTTCATGTTGGTGGTGAAGTACTGAGGGGTGGACCCAGGATCTAGAGGAACAGCCTCTTCATAGTAGTCATCAGGAAGGGGAGTGGTTGGCACAGGAGGGGGCGTGTCAGTCGGCGTCTGAGGTGAAAGTTAAAACAGTTGTAGTTAACAGGACAACAGAGGCAGATGGACTGACAGGTAGATACTGTAGACGACTTACAGATTTATTAGGATGagtcttctcctcttcctctttgtcctctTTCTGCTCCATTGGAGATGCACTGAGCATGTGCAAATCACAGTCTGGAGGAACAACAGAGGATTCATGTTATCgtaaatataatattctgtatagctataatacattttataacaTTATTCATTTTGTAGATAATATACACCTCTTCATAAGACATCATAAAACTGAACTGGTTTTGAAGGTGTACTCACCAAAATCCTCAAACAGAGACTCTACAAAACTGGTGCCGTTGCCGTAGAGACAGCTGTTCATGTAGACGTCTGATCCATTGACTGTGGAAAAGATACATTAGGGGGTTAGAAATGGGATCaaagttagggttaggattgtGGTGTATGCTGGGGTCAGGAGAGCCAGGACTATCAGAGTGTACAGAAACAACGCAGcaaatagagtgctgcaggaatgagtcctaaaacccagaaatgagttagcatttttatACAAATTGTATGGGGACCCCGAAGCCAGACAAAAAGGGATTGTGCAAAATTGGAGCTTGTAAATCTTTGTACCGAAAGATCAAAGATAATTGAAGTCATACAATGTGTGTGAACGTTTGCCAAACCTCCCAGACTCTCTGGAAGTGTTTTCGAATCGGCGTGAGAAAGAAATCCCCGAAGTATTTGGCTGTAAAAAGCTGAATTGAAGTGCAAGAGTGA
This window harbors:
- the afap1l1b gene encoding actin filament-associated protein 1-like 1b isoform X1 — protein: MSTLSAVATGVAMERLVNELGSLLKMLDRETVSPATADKMASVRNILDSMSVNGSDVYMNSCLYGNGTSFVESLFEDFDCDLHMLSASPMEQKEDKEEEEKTHPNKSTPTDTPPPVPTTPLPDDYYEEAVPLDPGSTPQYFTTNMNNSRNSVEDAYYEDADNNYPITRINGPPKNSYNDSDALSSSYESYEEEEDEEAKGREQTQRWTAEESTDGPVKDCRICAFLLRKKRFGQWAKQLVVVRDNKLQCYKSIKESTPHTELPLNLCNVIYVPKEGRKKRHELRFSLPGGEALVLAVQSKEQAQRWLKVVQDVGSQCSNTEGLDISTSPIIQRKLELDKVLLCERQASDSDSGPTAENQSIAQGSGRDTIDSLNRGKRGTFSELTGSMSRAAGKKINRIITFSKRKPPLPGEPPSSSGHHDNPRCGFLSVCLSGSWKERWCVVREGSLYLQKDPGDLRPPVAVVPLKGAEVVTGSLGAKHPFSFCILQAGSELASLEASCSEDLGRWLGVLFAETGSTTLPEELHYDYIDVDTLTDIRHAARHSFLWATTTGTSSSSASTDSRTYDEVYESVAEEDVESRAGQVRRHASFSSRDSEKTEQQAAIKRHASNVNHYARYGKTRAEEDARRYLTQKEELEKQKEELRHALISLRREKKEVKEMKSVTGHGVEQRLAKLETLCKQKEEERVELELRLTEVKENLKKSLARGALGPPTDTKISVKAQGSKVEKVYNETVPINSASELRKRPPTLYASSKGNVMQKAKEWESKKGT
- the afap1l1b gene encoding actin filament-associated protein 1-like 1b isoform X2 — translated: MDSKRQSVAMERLVNELGSLLKMLDRETVSPATADKMASVRNILDSMSVNGSDVYMNSCLYGNGTSFVESLFEDFDCDLHMLSASPMEQKEDKEEEEKTHPNKSTPTDTPPPVPTTPLPDDYYEEAVPLDPGSTPQYFTTNMNNSRNSVEDAYYEDADNNYPITRINGPPKNSYNDSDALSSSYESYEEEEDEEAKGREQTQRWTAEESTDGPVKDCRICAFLLRKKRFGQWAKQLVVVRDNKLQCYKSIKESTPHTELPLNLCNVIYVPKEGRKKRHELRFSLPGGEALVLAVQSKEQAQRWLKVVQDVGSQCSNTEGLDISTSPIIQRKLELDKVLLCERQASDSDSGPTAENQSIAQGSGRDTIDSLNRGKRGTFSELTGSMSRAAGKKINRIITFSKRKPPLPGEPPSSSGHHDNPRCGFLSVCLSGSWKERWCVVREGSLYLQKDPGDLRPPVAVVPLKGAEVVTGSLGAKHPFSFCILQAGSELASLEASCSEDLGRWLGVLFAETGSTTLPEELHYDYIDVDTLTDIRHAARHSFLWATTTGTSSSSASTDSRTYDEVYESVAEEDVESRAGQVRRHASFSSRDSEKTEQQAAIKRHASNVNHYARYGKTRAEEDARRYLTQKEELEKQKEELRHALISLRREKKEVKEMKSVTGHGVEQRLAKLETLCKQKEEERVELELRLTEVKENLKKSLARGALGPPTDTKISVKAQGSKVEKVYNETVPINSASELRKRPPTLYASSKGNVMQKAKEWESKKGT